The proteins below come from a single Leptospirillum ferriphilum genomic window:
- a CDS encoding peroxiredoxin — protein MAAEIKVGDKAPDFTLEDQDKNPVTLSSFQGKKNVVLAFYPLDWSPVCTNENTCFSNDLPKFDHANAVVFGISTDSVWSHKAWKENLKLKHNLLSDIKRKVCQDYGLFIPEANINKRATVIVDKSGIVRYVKVQEILTARDDNEILKALEQLK, from the coding sequence ATGGCTGCTGAAATAAAAGTGGGTGACAAGGCACCGGATTTTACGCTCGAAGATCAGGACAAAAATCCTGTCACGTTGTCCTCTTTCCAGGGAAAAAAGAATGTTGTTCTGGCTTTTTACCCGTTGGACTGGAGTCCGGTTTGCACGAACGAGAATACCTGTTTTTCGAATGATCTTCCCAAGTTTGACCACGCCAATGCCGTCGTCTTCGGAATCAGCACCGACAGCGTCTGGTCTCACAAGGCCTGGAAAGAAAACCTCAAACTGAAGCACAACCTTCTCTCGGATATCAAGAGAAAAGTTTGTCAGGACTATGGTCTTTTTATTCCAGAAGCAAACATCAACAAGCGTGCGACAGTCATTGTTGACAAGTCCGGCATCGTTCGTTATGTCAAGGTTCAGGAAATTCTGACGGCTCGCGACGATAATGAGATTCTGAAAGCGCTTGAACAGTTGAAATAG
- a CDS encoding FmdB family zinc ribbon protein: protein MPIYEYACQGCGKRFSLLQSIHVGPGETSCPECNSLNLNKIPSSFSSTSGSEPWSGGSQEVAATPSSGGGGCCGGGCGCM, encoded by the coding sequence ATGCCAATTTATGAATATGCATGTCAGGGATGCGGAAAACGGTTTTCCTTGCTTCAGTCCATTCATGTTGGACCGGGGGAAACCAGTTGTCCGGAGTGTAACAGTCTGAACCTCAACAAGATACCGTCGTCTTTCAGCAGCACCAGCGGATCCGAACCCTGGAGCGGTGGTTCCCAGGAAGTCGCGGCGACCCCTTCTTCGGGAGGTGGCGGGTGTTGCGGTGGTGGGTGCGGTTGCATGTGA
- the mraZ gene encoding division/cell wall cluster transcriptional repressor MraZ — MNIFRGRYQHSLDDKGRVAIPQKFRESLDGPEKGGGSLVITVEPDECLVVYPESAWRELEEKVGALPQMNEDLKTYLRFTIGWATDVQPDRQGRILIPQPLRDFAHLERDVWFVGLLNKFEIWNGDRLAQLTGKERIQSVSSALSGLF, encoded by the coding sequence GTGAATATTTTTCGAGGCCGTTACCAGCATTCTCTTGACGATAAAGGCCGTGTCGCGATTCCCCAGAAATTCCGGGAGAGTCTGGACGGACCGGAAAAGGGCGGGGGATCTCTCGTGATCACCGTCGAGCCGGACGAATGTCTGGTCGTCTACCCCGAATCCGCCTGGCGGGAGCTCGAAGAGAAAGTGGGTGCCCTCCCCCAAATGAATGAGGACCTGAAAACATATCTGCGTTTCACAATTGGATGGGCGACCGATGTTCAACCGGACCGACAGGGGCGCATTCTGATTCCCCAACCACTCCGGGATTTCGCTCATCTGGAGCGAGATGTCTGGTTTGTTGGTCTTCTCAATAAATTCGAGATCTGGAATGGAGATCGCCTGGCCCAGCTGACGGGAAAAGAACGAATCCAGAGTGTGTCTTCCGCCCTCTCGGGCCTGTTCTGA
- the rsmH gene encoding 16S rRNA (cytosine(1402)-N(4))-methyltransferase RsmH, producing MSEKREEENESAGRDSHLPVMTKEVLEVLDVQPGQWYVDATLGQGGHARAILEAGGSVIAIDRDPKAIEKARLELLPVFGERLRLTCMNHAGMGEFLSSMGVDVSGVVLDSGWSMAQASESGAGLSFDAEGPLDMRMDPTLQRTAMDILEHQSAEELAEIFSNFGEEPLAMPISRALVQSRSRGRLPRTPKELAAFVSGVYYRKGYRRSRRHPATRVFMALRIEVNGEIDSLVRGVSGVRSILVSGARLAVLTFHSREDREIKHLFRGWVREGWGRLLQSKPVLPGKAEIEQNPRSRSAKLRVYIAN from the coding sequence ATGTCCGAAAAGAGGGAAGAGGAGAACGAGAGCGCCGGGAGGGATTCCCATCTTCCTGTCATGACCAAAGAGGTCCTGGAGGTTCTGGATGTTCAGCCCGGTCAATGGTATGTCGATGCGACATTGGGACAGGGGGGCCATGCTCGGGCAATCCTGGAAGCAGGGGGATCGGTGATCGCCATCGACAGGGATCCAAAAGCGATCGAAAAGGCTCGCCTGGAACTTTTGCCGGTCTTTGGAGAAAGACTTCGACTGACATGCATGAATCACGCCGGCATGGGGGAGTTTCTCTCATCCATGGGGGTGGATGTGTCCGGTGTTGTTCTGGATTCCGGGTGGTCCATGGCCCAGGCCTCGGAAAGCGGAGCCGGGCTCTCTTTTGATGCGGAGGGACCTCTGGATATGCGGATGGATCCCACTCTCCAGAGGACTGCCATGGATATTCTGGAACATCAGTCCGCAGAAGAGCTTGCGGAGATTTTTTCAAACTTCGGAGAGGAGCCTCTGGCAATGCCGATATCCAGAGCTCTTGTTCAGTCCCGATCCCGAGGGCGACTTCCCCGGACTCCGAAAGAGCTGGCCGCTTTTGTGAGCGGGGTTTATTACCGGAAAGGGTACAGACGCAGCCGCAGACACCCGGCAACGCGTGTGTTCATGGCTCTTCGGATCGAAGTGAACGGAGAAATTGACTCTCTGGTGCGCGGGGTGTCAGGTGTGCGGTCCATTCTGGTTTCGGGAGCAAGACTCGCTGTTTTGACGTTCCACTCCCGGGAAGACAGGGAGATCAAGCATCTTTTCCGGGGCTGGGTCCGGGAGGGATGGGGCCGACTCCTTCAATCCAAACCGGTGCTTCCGGGCAAGGCGGAAATCGAGCAGAATCCCCGATCGAGAAGTGCCAAGTTGAGGGTTTACATTGCGAATTGA
- a CDS encoding peptidoglycan D,D-transpeptidase FtsI family protein yields the protein MKTRTQIVVLCVMVGFLAVSLRLMNIQFLNRSLYQTASLKEHQRFLQIHGERGTILDRQDHFLVSNQEVPSLVADPILFRTRLSPKNVSARLSPILKVSRAKLEHLLRKHSHFVWIRHGLTKGQAEWIRSHPFPGLFLTAEEKRFYPEGLSSHSVLGSTGTDNSGVSGLEKRYDGFLSGRRGGRILEVSARGRSYFSRDQVSPKGLQGDTVYTTLDGRIQRYAQNTLDEQVSAFDAEGGVVLVMDPWSGAILAMATNNRRMGGGVNPATSMVYEPGSVFKLVTASAALNEHRVTTEERFDGHNGVFYIPGGALHDDEPSQSLTLAQILAKSSNIGISQVALRVGPSLFYKYIQSFGFGQKTGLDFPGESAGIVHPPSRWSHRSIYSLAMGQEVGVTPLQIVTAVSAIANGGHLMQPYLVRKITDAEGHTIFRRKPRLVRRVITAETSRTLLDLMRNVVAPGGTGVKATIDGYDIAGKTGTAQVYDPSKHAYTRKQTIDSFVGVLPADHPSLVILAVVVKPRKISWGGTVAAPLFRKVAEMALVRFRIPSEKQPERKDHSSVDRVVDRRVGSDISENIK from the coding sequence TTGAAGACCCGGACTCAAATTGTGGTCCTCTGTGTGATGGTGGGGTTTCTTGCTGTCTCTTTAAGGTTGATGAATATTCAGTTTCTCAACCGGTCCCTCTATCAGACGGCTTCCTTGAAAGAGCATCAACGGTTCCTTCAGATCCATGGAGAGCGGGGTACAATCCTTGACCGTCAAGACCACTTCCTTGTCAGCAATCAGGAAGTTCCCTCTCTCGTAGCGGACCCCATTCTTTTCCGTACCCGCCTTTCTCCAAAAAACGTTTCCGCACGTCTGTCTCCGATTCTGAAAGTCTCCCGGGCGAAACTTGAACATCTTCTGAGAAAGCATTCCCATTTTGTCTGGATTCGTCATGGTCTGACAAAAGGTCAAGCCGAATGGATCCGTTCCCATCCTTTTCCCGGGCTTTTTCTGACAGCGGAAGAGAAACGTTTTTATCCGGAAGGCCTCTCTTCCCATTCGGTTCTTGGTTCCACCGGAACGGACAACAGCGGGGTTTCCGGACTGGAAAAACGCTATGACGGTTTTCTCAGTGGTCGCCGGGGGGGAAGGATCCTCGAAGTCTCGGCACGAGGAAGGTCCTATTTTTCACGGGATCAGGTGTCTCCGAAGGGTCTCCAGGGGGACACGGTATATACAACTCTCGATGGACGCATCCAGCGTTACGCGCAAAACACTCTCGACGAACAGGTGAGCGCTTTTGACGCCGAAGGAGGGGTCGTGCTTGTCATGGACCCCTGGTCGGGCGCTATTCTTGCCATGGCCACGAACAACAGGCGCATGGGGGGCGGGGTCAACCCTGCCACCTCCATGGTTTATGAACCGGGGTCGGTCTTCAAGCTCGTGACCGCAAGTGCCGCGTTGAATGAGCATCGTGTGACCACAGAAGAGCGGTTCGATGGACACAATGGTGTCTTCTATATTCCGGGTGGAGCCCTTCATGATGACGAGCCGTCCCAATCGTTGACGCTGGCGCAAATTTTGGCCAAGTCAAGCAACATCGGAATATCCCAGGTGGCCTTGCGCGTCGGCCCTTCCCTGTTTTACAAATATATCCAGAGTTTTGGTTTCGGTCAGAAAACCGGTCTGGATTTTCCGGGTGAATCGGCCGGCATTGTCCATCCTCCCTCCCGCTGGTCACATCGCTCCATCTACAGCCTCGCCATGGGACAGGAAGTCGGAGTCACCCCGCTTCAGATTGTGACGGCCGTCAGTGCGATAGCCAACGGCGGTCATCTGATGCAACCCTATCTGGTGCGTAAGATAACTGACGCTGAAGGCCACACGATTTTCCGGAGGAAGCCCCGATTGGTCCGGCGGGTGATCACCGCTGAAACCAGCAGGACGCTCCTTGACCTGATGAGAAACGTCGTGGCTCCCGGAGGAACAGGAGTCAAAGCCACGATTGACGGATACGATATCGCTGGAAAAACCGGCACAGCCCAGGTGTATGATCCGTCGAAACATGCCTATACGCGCAAGCAGACCATTGATTCCTTTGTCGGTGTCCTGCCAGCCGATCATCCCTCTCTCGTCATTCTGGCCGTCGTTGTGAAGCCCAGGAAAATTTCCTGGGGAGGGACCGTTGCTGCACCCCTTTTTCGGAAAGTGGCCGAAATGGCTCTCGTCCGGTTTCGAATCCCCTCAGAGAAACAGCCAGAGCGGAAAGATCACTCTTCCGTCGACCGGGTCGTTGATCGACGGGTCGGAAGTGATATATCGGAAAACATCAAATAA
- a CDS encoding UDP-N-acetylmuramoyl-L-alanyl-D-glutamate--2,6-diaminopimelate ligase, giving the protein MRENRPVHDKHWLSLNLPPPVCGRFPDRVLNLTDDSRQVEEGALFLIRPGEGFRWEFVNEALDRGAFYLVADRNAFPEIDSRPALSSRIRESAGLSLVENLPRSVGQLASSWWGFPSSSLKVIGVTGTNGKTTSSFLTRSVCRAGGLPCGLIGTVVFDVGDGETEAPQTTPGAIQIQSLFAESLQNGLKSVSMEVSSHALDQDRLAGTIFSVVHFTNLTRDHLDYHRTMEAYFEAKRKLLMWENPDGTHPVAVVHTGDEYGARLAKELERDGRRVLTYGEGADAMIRPIHVDVGLSGIRGTLRTSRGEMSIDSSLSGHYNLQNILGAVGCGEALGLSTEKIAEGIHSLSGVPGRFERVDSPAGFSVIVDYAHTDDALSNLLSAVRPVTRGKVITVFGCGGDRDRGKRPRMGNVAGRLSDFVVLTSDNPRTENPESILDEIEPGLRETGTPYVRVSDRKSAIFDAIRRARSGDAVVIAGKGHENYQILGKEKIHFDDREMARLALAEISR; this is encoded by the coding sequence ATGAGAGAAAACAGACCCGTGCATGACAAACACTGGCTGTCCCTGAATCTTCCGCCCCCCGTTTGCGGGCGATTTCCGGACAGGGTCCTGAACTTGACAGACGATTCCCGCCAGGTTGAGGAAGGTGCGCTTTTTCTGATCCGCCCGGGGGAAGGGTTCCGGTGGGAATTTGTCAATGAAGCGCTGGACCGCGGAGCCTTTTATCTGGTGGCCGATCGGAATGCGTTCCCGGAGATCGACAGCCGACCGGCTCTCTCCTCCAGAATTCGGGAATCCGCCGGGCTGTCTCTGGTGGAGAATCTTCCCCGGTCGGTTGGCCAGCTGGCTTCCTCCTGGTGGGGTTTCCCTTCGTCTTCCCTGAAAGTGATTGGTGTCACAGGGACAAACGGGAAGACCACATCGAGTTTCCTGACGCGCTCTGTGTGCCGTGCCGGAGGATTACCCTGCGGTCTGATCGGAACTGTCGTCTTCGATGTCGGGGATGGGGAGACGGAAGCGCCGCAGACAACTCCCGGCGCCATACAGATTCAATCCCTGTTTGCGGAATCTCTCCAGAACGGCCTGAAGTCCGTTTCGATGGAAGTTTCCTCGCACGCGCTCGATCAGGATCGTCTGGCCGGAACGATTTTTTCCGTTGTCCATTTTACGAATCTGACCCGGGATCATCTCGATTATCACCGGACGATGGAAGCCTACTTTGAAGCGAAACGAAAACTTTTGATGTGGGAAAATCCCGATGGAACCCATCCGGTGGCCGTCGTTCATACGGGAGATGAGTATGGGGCCAGACTGGCGAAAGAGCTTGAACGGGATGGGCGTCGTGTCCTGACCTATGGGGAGGGAGCGGATGCCATGATCCGGCCGATTCATGTCGACGTCGGCCTGTCGGGAATCCGGGGAACTCTCCGGACGAGCCGGGGAGAGATGTCCATCGATTCCTCCTTGTCCGGCCACTACAACCTCCAGAATATCCTGGGCGCTGTCGGCTGCGGGGAGGCGCTCGGTCTTTCCACGGAAAAAATCGCGGAAGGGATTCATTCTCTCTCCGGTGTTCCCGGACGGTTTGAACGCGTGGACAGCCCGGCGGGATTTTCGGTGATCGTGGACTATGCGCATACGGACGATGCTCTTTCGAACCTTTTGTCCGCCGTTCGACCGGTGACCCGGGGAAAGGTCATCACCGTTTTCGGCTGCGGCGGGGACCGGGATCGGGGGAAACGGCCGCGCATGGGAAACGTCGCCGGCCGTCTTTCCGATTTTGTTGTCCTGACATCGGACAATCCCAGAACGGAAAACCCGGAATCGATCCTGGATGAAATAGAGCCGGGACTCCGGGAGACGGGAACCCCCTATGTCCGAGTTTCCGACCGGAAATCGGCGATCTTTGACGCCATTCGGCGGGCCCGCTCCGGGGATGCGGTCGTGATCGCCGGAAAAGGACACGAGAACTACCAGATCCTGGGAAAGGAAAAAATCCACTTCGATGATCGGGAAATGGCCCGTCTCGCCCTCGCGGAGATCTCCCGTTGA
- a CDS encoding UDP-N-acetylmuramoyl-tripeptide--D-alanyl-D-alanine ligase produces the protein MTDDLSFWLDKGSVLRETSAREEGPALPDDTPLAGVSTDTRDLRPGMLFVALTGDTFDGHDYVGEAFRKGARAALVSRPVEASGPLLIVGDTRLALQGLARAIVRKRFAEGKRLVTLTGTAGKTTTRELLCLVLSREGRRPHTNRQNWNNEIGVPRTLWEWGEKDGDAVLEVGIRKPGDMEYLSSVLVSDVSIVTSVGEGHLETLGSIEGVWKEKSNLLNWVRPGGGIVLPLDLLFRYPASPVFRERQRRFFFVALDPDPGDSARASRSVPEGSTILSGTLRKEEGGTWILSGTTGPESFSWSMPSPSSILAMDALLALAAGNALGVSLSEGAKHLEKFAPLPGRMQEKRTPEGALLLLDHYNSNPLSLQGAFQWCTEVWKKEASLAGGGPGKLLAVLGDMLELGEDSSRLHRKAGLIAAETPFSAIFYKGDFFQDFREGYLSGKGEAARLTRLSGPPYSGQGVFPALRRGDVVLVKGSRGMHLEQEARLFGGEA, from the coding sequence TTGACCGATGATCTTTCGTTCTGGCTCGACAAGGGATCTGTTCTGCGGGAAACATCCGCACGAGAAGAGGGTCCAGCGCTTCCCGACGACACCCCTTTGGCCGGTGTTTCGACGGATACGCGAGATCTACGTCCCGGAATGCTGTTTGTGGCCTTGACGGGAGACACGTTCGACGGGCATGACTATGTCGGGGAAGCCTTTCGGAAAGGAGCCCGGGCTGCATTGGTCTCGCGCCCTGTGGAGGCCTCGGGTCCCCTTCTGATTGTCGGGGACACGCGGCTGGCCCTTCAGGGTCTGGCGCGAGCGATTGTCCGGAAACGATTCGCTGAGGGAAAGAGGCTGGTGACGCTCACGGGGACCGCCGGAAAAACGACGACCCGGGAACTGCTTTGCCTTGTACTGTCCCGGGAAGGAAGGCGTCCTCACACCAATCGTCAGAACTGGAATAATGAAATCGGAGTTCCCCGTACGCTCTGGGAATGGGGAGAGAAAGATGGCGACGCCGTTCTCGAGGTGGGAATCCGCAAGCCCGGCGACATGGAATACTTGTCGTCGGTTCTGGTTTCCGATGTCTCCATCGTGACATCCGTGGGAGAAGGACATCTGGAGACACTGGGCTCGATCGAAGGCGTCTGGAAAGAGAAATCAAACCTGCTCAACTGGGTTCGCCCGGGGGGAGGGATCGTTCTTCCCCTGGACCTCCTGTTCCGATATCCAGCCTCTCCGGTCTTCCGGGAACGGCAGAGAAGATTTTTCTTTGTCGCACTGGACCCGGACCCCGGAGATTCCGCACGGGCATCCCGGTCGGTTCCGGAAGGATCCACAATTCTGAGCGGTACCCTTCGGAAAGAAGAAGGGGGAACATGGATCTTGTCCGGGACAACGGGCCCGGAGTCTTTTTCCTGGAGCATGCCTTCCCCCTCTTCCATTCTAGCCATGGATGCCCTCCTTGCACTGGCTGCAGGAAATGCGTTGGGAGTCTCTCTTTCCGAAGGCGCGAAACACCTTGAAAAATTTGCCCCCCTCCCGGGAAGAATGCAAGAAAAAAGAACGCCGGAGGGGGCGCTTCTTCTCCTCGATCATTACAATTCCAATCCCCTTTCCCTCCAAGGGGCTTTCCAGTGGTGTACCGAGGTCTGGAAAAAAGAGGCGTCCCTTGCCGGGGGCGGACCGGGAAAACTCCTCGCCGTTCTCGGGGACATGCTGGAGTTGGGAGAGGATTCTTCCCGTCTTCACCGGAAAGCCGGCCTGATCGCCGCTGAAACTCCCTTTTCTGCAATCTTCTACAAGGGTGATTTTTTCCAGGACTTCCGCGAGGGCTACCTTTCCGGCAAAGGCGAAGCGGCCAGACTGACCCGTCTTTCGGGACCACCGTATTCCGGACAGGGCGTTTTTCCCGCCCTGAGAAGGGGAGATGTTGTCCTGGTCAAGGGTTCACGCGGCATGCATCTTGAACAGGAAGCGCGTTTGTTTGGTGGGGAGGCCTGA
- the mraY gene encoding phospho-N-acetylmuramoyl-pentapeptide-transferase has protein sequence MLYQLFHLHQEYPFFNIFRYITFRAIYATVTSMVLLLILGPWLIQWLRRLQIGQEVRDDGPKSHLAKQGTPTMGGVLILLGIFVSTLLWADLSDPYVWMVLGALGANGVIGFLDDYLKVLKKQSKGLLAWQKFTLQILSGVLLSLWYLWVNHADTRIVVPFLKELNPALGILFLPFAVGVLSGTANAVNLTDGLDGLAVGPVIVVSLAFMGITYVTGHELFARYLAIIPVPGAGELAIVCGAMVGSSLGFLWFNAYPASIFMGDVGALALGGGIGMMAIVTRQELLLLLLGGIFVAEAVSVIAQVLSYKIRKKRVLRMAPLHHHYELGGVEEPKVIVRFWIVSIILALLSLSTFKLR, from the coding sequence ATGCTCTACCAGTTGTTTCATCTCCATCAGGAATATCCCTTCTTCAATATTTTCCGGTATATCACCTTCCGCGCCATCTATGCCACCGTCACGTCCATGGTTCTGCTGCTTATCCTTGGACCATGGCTGATTCAGTGGCTTCGCCGGCTCCAGATCGGACAGGAGGTCCGGGACGACGGACCCAAATCGCATTTGGCCAAACAGGGGACGCCGACGATGGGAGGGGTCCTGATCCTCCTCGGGATTTTTGTGTCGACCCTCCTGTGGGCGGACCTGTCCGATCCGTATGTCTGGATGGTTCTGGGTGCACTGGGTGCCAATGGTGTCATCGGATTTCTGGACGATTACCTGAAGGTCCTGAAAAAACAGTCCAAAGGCCTCCTCGCCTGGCAGAAGTTTACCCTCCAGATTCTGTCCGGGGTTCTGCTGAGTTTGTGGTACCTCTGGGTCAACCACGCAGATACACGCATCGTCGTGCCTTTTCTGAAGGAGCTGAATCCGGCTCTGGGAATTTTGTTCCTCCCGTTTGCCGTGGGTGTGCTGTCCGGTACAGCCAATGCCGTCAATCTGACGGACGGACTGGATGGGCTGGCGGTGGGACCCGTCATTGTCGTCTCTCTTGCCTTCATGGGGATCACGTATGTTACCGGTCATGAACTGTTTGCTCGCTATCTCGCGATCATTCCGGTGCCTGGAGCGGGGGAGCTCGCGATTGTTTGCGGGGCCATGGTGGGTTCTTCTCTCGGGTTCCTCTGGTTCAATGCCTATCCCGCTTCGATTTTCATGGGTGACGTGGGAGCCCTGGCCCTCGGAGGAGGCATCGGCATGATGGCGATCGTGACGCGCCAGGAGCTTCTCCTGCTTCTTCTGGGAGGGATTTTTGTCGCCGAAGCCGTCTCGGTCATTGCCCAGGTTCTCTCATACAAAATTCGCAAAAAAAGGGTTCTCAGAATGGCTCCCCTGCATCACCACTATGAGCTGGGAGGTGTCGAGGAACCCAAGGTGATTGTGCGGTTCTGGATTGTGTCCATCATCCTGGCTCTTTTGAGCTTGAGCACCTTCAAGCTTCGCTGA
- the murD gene encoding UDP-N-acetylmuramoyl-L-alanine--D-glutamate ligase, with product MTEKTERKLPSVGETITVIGAGRSGVAAARLARALGYRVRLLDEGPVSPKEKTLLREEGVDVQESRAIEAREILSLPFVIVSPGVPTRKWAGQEAPLYIRNVMGEMEWASLRTSVPLVAVGGTNGKSTTSALLAHFLEAAGERVFLGGNFGTPLSEMVLSEREGSSPLPTVAVVELSSFQAETMGVFRPVVNLLLNITPDHLDRYLSVDHYRRAKWNAFQTMEKDSFTVLNRDPACGVYPPFSPISSRLAWFYGSKEPCPDRTGGLILEGDPLSATLDGIEGLPPISWNLKNFPLEGMGNRQNLAAALLGAVLYLQATGKHPEQATTALEKAAASFRGLPHRMEVVGEWKGIRFINDSKATNVDATRLALEGYAGHSPIVHLILGGRDKGAPYAPLREGIRTSVKSIAVLGEAREKIREELGSLVPMTLCESLEEAVDVAAGQASEGDRVLLSPACSSYDMFHGYEERGSVFRSIVENWIRRREPVR from the coding sequence ATGACGGAAAAAACGGAAAGGAAGCTTCCCTCTGTCGGGGAAACCATTACCGTGATTGGAGCCGGACGTTCGGGGGTGGCCGCCGCTCGTCTTGCTCGGGCGCTGGGATATCGCGTCCGTCTGCTGGACGAGGGGCCTGTTTCCCCAAAAGAAAAAACATTGCTGCGGGAAGAGGGGGTTGATGTCCAGGAAAGCCGGGCGATCGAAGCCCGGGAGATTCTGTCGCTGCCCTTTGTCATCGTGAGTCCAGGTGTTCCGACGCGAAAATGGGCGGGACAGGAAGCGCCGCTGTATATCAGAAACGTGATGGGGGAGATGGAATGGGCTTCCTTAAGGACGTCTGTTCCCCTTGTGGCGGTTGGCGGAACAAACGGAAAATCGACGACGTCGGCTCTCCTCGCCCATTTCCTCGAGGCTGCCGGAGAACGTGTCTTTCTGGGAGGGAACTTCGGAACGCCTCTTTCCGAGATGGTTCTGTCGGAACGGGAGGGAAGCTCCCCCCTGCCCACTGTCGCGGTCGTGGAACTCTCGAGCTTTCAGGCGGAAACGATGGGGGTTTTCCGGCCGGTGGTCAATCTCCTTCTGAACATCACTCCGGACCATCTGGACCGCTATCTTTCCGTGGACCATTACCGCCGTGCAAAATGGAATGCCTTCCAGACAATGGAAAAAGACAGTTTTACCGTTCTGAACCGGGATCCGGCATGCGGTGTATATCCGCCGTTCTCCCCCATTTCATCCCGACTGGCCTGGTTTTACGGTTCCAAAGAACCCTGTCCGGACAGGACCGGGGGGCTCATCCTGGAAGGGGATCCCTTGTCGGCAACCCTTGACGGAATCGAAGGTCTTCCCCCGATCTCCTGGAATCTGAAAAACTTTCCTCTCGAAGGGATGGGAAACCGGCAGAATCTGGCTGCGGCTCTTTTGGGTGCCGTGCTGTATCTCCAGGCCACGGGCAAACATCCGGAACAGGCGACAACAGCCCTGGAAAAGGCAGCTGCCTCATTCCGGGGTCTGCCGCACCGGATGGAAGTGGTGGGAGAATGGAAAGGGATCCGCTTCATCAATGATTCCAAGGCGACAAATGTGGATGCGACACGCCTGGCTCTGGAGGGATATGCGGGTCATTCTCCAATCGTTCACCTGATTCTGGGGGGACGGGACAAGGGAGCTCCCTATGCGCCTCTCCGGGAGGGGATCCGGACATCCGTCAAGTCCATTGCTGTTCTGGGTGAAGCCCGGGAAAAAATCCGGGAGGAGCTGGGAAGTCTTGTTCCGATGACATTGTGCGAAAGTCTGGAGGAGGCGGTGGACGTCGCAGCCGGACAGGCGTCCGAAGGAGACAGGGTTCTCCTTTCCCCGGCGTGTTCAAGCTACGATATGTTTCACGGATATGAAGAGCGGGGATCTGTCTTCCGGTCGATCGTGGAAAACTGGATCCGTCGTCGGGAGCCAGTCCGATGA
- a CDS encoding FtsW/RodA/SpoVE family cell cycle protein has translation MKAMGIPLAEPPEAGKTPLPTRKVDILLLFAVTFLLCIGIGMVMSASLSTNQPFRLFSRQLISGVIALGVMIVVARIDYHRWFEWRLLLYAGGMISLIALYIPHVGMVMNGARRWIHLAGLTLQPSELARDAMIILTAVLLVKARKLSPPDGPLVLPRKNLISFGVFLGLYVILILREPDFGSCVFMLSVLFLMFFLGGVPLSLLARLAAAAIPVVVWFLVHHRYTLERFSNFRMARHASSAAATQLGQSLVALGSGGLTGAGLGHDWVGGGILPEPGTDFIFALVGEQLGLVGTLSVVFLFGILFYRGMHVAKHAPDFAGRMLALGFTLSIAIEAIFNMGVATGLLPTKGIPLPFMSFGGSSLLANALGVGIVLSVSRFSVLPLREQSLLNGERR, from the coding sequence ATGAAAGCGATGGGGATTCCGCTGGCGGAGCCTCCGGAGGCCGGAAAGACGCCTCTTCCCACCCGAAAAGTCGATATTCTCCTTCTTTTTGCTGTCACCTTTCTCCTGTGTATCGGCATCGGGATGGTCATGTCGGCGTCCTTGTCGACAAACCAGCCTTTTCGCCTGTTTTCCCGACAGCTGATTTCCGGAGTGATTGCCCTGGGTGTGATGATTGTCGTCGCCCGGATCGATTATCATCGCTGGTTTGAATGGCGTCTTCTCCTCTACGCAGGGGGAATGATATCCCTGATTGCGCTCTACATCCCCCACGTCGGGATGGTCATGAACGGTGCCCGACGCTGGATCCATCTGGCAGGGCTTACGCTCCAGCCCTCCGAGCTGGCACGTGACGCCATGATCATTTTGACGGCGGTTCTTCTGGTCAAGGCCCGAAAACTCTCCCCTCCGGACGGCCCGCTGGTGCTTCCCCGCAAGAACCTGATTTCGTTCGGGGTGTTTCTGGGACTCTATGTGATTCTCATCCTCCGGGAGCCGGACTTTGGTTCTTGCGTCTTTATGCTCTCGGTCCTTTTCCTGATGTTCTTTCTCGGGGGGGTCCCCCTTTCCCTGCTCGCACGGTTGGCGGCAGCAGCGATCCCTGTTGTTGTCTGGTTTCTTGTCCATCATCGTTACACTCTGGAGCGATTCTCCAATTTCCGGATGGCTCGTCATGCGTCATCGGCAGCCGCTACCCAGCTTGGGCAATCTCTCGTAGCCCTGGGGTCGGGAGGTCTGACCGGAGCCGGTCTGGGGCATGATTGGGTGGGAGGGGGAATTCTTCCCGAGCCAGGCACGGATTTCATCTTCGCCCTGGTCGGGGAGCAACTCGGTCTCGTGGGAACGCTGTCCGTCGTGTTCCTTTTCGGGATTCTTTTCTATCGGGGAATGCATGTCGCCAAGCACGCCCCGGACTTTGCGGGACGGATGCTTGCCCTCGGATTCACCCTTTCGATTGCGATCGAGGCGATTTTCAACATGGGCGTCGCAACCGGCCTTCTCCCCACAAAGGGAATCCCCCTGCCTTTTATGAGTTTTGGCGGATCGTCCCTCCTCGCAAACGCTCTGGGGGTCGGGATTGTCCTGTCCGTCTCCCGTTTTTCTGTGTTACCTCTCCGGGAACAGTCCCTCTTGAACGGAGAGAGGCGATGA